A window from Drosophila nasuta strain 15112-1781.00 chromosome 3, ASM2355853v1, whole genome shotgun sequence encodes these proteins:
- the LOC132793336 gene encoding glycerol-3-phosphate acyltransferase 3 isoform X4, whose translation MFYGIINICWIPFAGFVSFLVLLSAINKSVGVRKAYVNILLRIFEYGRVSIESASKVNQAIAKDKINVDQTPGVEQVDGSNAKESNEATNGSVLITRDVVLLPEAQESAHDKTNGTKKEEICFDFENCLDYVKSGVEAIIEDDVTSRFEAEELKSWNMLTRTNRHYEFISWKITMIWVIGFAIRYTILMPLRVLVCFIGVVFAVVANAFVALIPFRFLRLSLADLSFKITFRLISSSLSSLVIFHNKQYKPTTSGFCVANHTTPLDVAILSTDCTFSLL comes from the exons atGTTCTATggaataattaatatttgttggaTTCCGTTTGCGggatttgtttcatttttggttttgttatcTGCCATTAACAAATCGGTCGGTGTTCGAAAGGCATACgtaaatatacttttaaggATATTTGag TATGGTCGAGTCAGCATCGAATCGGCGTCAAAAGTGAATCAAGCGATTGCCAAAGACAAAATCAATGTTGATCAAACACCGGGCGTAGAACAAGTTGATGGTAGCAATGCAAAGGAGTCAAATGAAGCTACAAACGGATCAGTGTTGATCACTCGAGATGTCGTTCTTCTTCCCGAGGCTCAAGAGTCAGCGCATGATAAAACCAATGGCACCAAAAAG GAGGAGATCTGCtttgattttgaaaattgcTTGGATTATGTAAAATCGGGCGTGGAAGCCATTATCGAGGATGATGTAACATCACGATTCGAAGCCGAGGAGCTTAAGAGCTGGAACATGTTAACACGTACAAATCGTCATTACGAATTCATATCTTGGAAAATAACTATGATATGGGTTATTGGATTCGCTATACGCTATACGATATTGATGCCTCTTCGCGTATTAGTTTGCTTCATTGGT GTTgtatttgcagttgttgccaACGCGTTTGTGGCATTAATACCTTTCCGATTTTTGCGGCTCTCCTTAGCGGATTtgtcatttaaaattacatttcgCCTTATATCCAGTTCCTTGTCATCCCTTGTAATATTTCACAATAAGCAGTATAAGCCCACAACTTCTGGGTTTTGTGTAGCAAATCATACCACCCCATTGGATGTGGCAATATTATCAACAGACTGTACATTTTCCTTG TTGTGA
- the LOC132793336 gene encoding glycerol-3-phosphate acyltransferase 3 isoform X5, translating to MFYGIINICWIPFAGFVSFLVLLSAINKSVGVRKAYVNILLRIFEYGRVSIESASKVNQAIAKDKINVDQTPGVEQVDGSNAKESNEATNGSVLITRDVVLLPEAQESAHDKTNGTKKEEICFDFENCLDYVKSGVEAIIEDDVTSRFEAEELKSWNMLTRTNRHYEFISWKITMIWVIGFAIRYTILMPLRVLVCFIGVVFAVVANAFVALIPFRFLRLSLADLSFKITFRLISSSLSSLVIFHNKQYKPTTSGFCVANHTTPLDVAILSTDCTFSLVVWLTLCTAAVGNLKDGKLKRAVVSYVLGQCFGVLSSAISAVITYHNEDNRPSSGICVANHTSPIDVLVLMCDTTYSLIGQRHGGFLGVLQRALARASPHIWFERGEAKDRHLVAERLKQHVSDPNNPPILIFPEGTCINNTSVMQFKKGSFEVGGVIYPVAIKYDPRFGDAFWNSSKYSMMQYLYMMMTSWAIVCDVWYLPPMYRQEGESAIDFANRVKGVIAKQGGLVDLVWDGQLKRMKPKKEWREIQQIEFANRLKSD from the exons atGTTCTATggaataattaatatttgttggaTTCCGTTTGCGggatttgtttcatttttggttttgttatcTGCCATTAACAAATCGGTCGGTGTTCGAAAGGCATACgtaaatatacttttaaggATATTTGag TATGGTCGAGTCAGCATCGAATCGGCGTCAAAAGTGAATCAAGCGATTGCCAAAGACAAAATCAATGTTGATCAAACACCGGGCGTAGAACAAGTTGATGGTAGCAATGCAAAGGAGTCAAATGAAGCTACAAACGGATCAGTGTTGATCACTCGAGATGTCGTTCTTCTTCCCGAGGCTCAAGAGTCAGCGCATGATAAAACCAATGGCACCAAAAAG GAGGAGATCTGCtttgattttgaaaattgcTTGGATTATGTAAAATCGGGCGTGGAAGCCATTATCGAGGATGATGTAACATCACGATTCGAAGCCGAGGAGCTTAAGAGCTGGAACATGTTAACACGTACAAATCGTCATTACGAATTCATATCTTGGAAAATAACTATGATATGGGTTATTGGATTCGCTATACGCTATACGATATTGATGCCTCTTCGCGTATTAGTTTGCTTCATTGGT GTTgtatttgcagttgttgccaACGCGTTTGTGGCATTAATACCTTTCCGATTTTTGCGGCTCTCCTTAGCGGATTtgtcatttaaaattacatttcgCCTTATATCCAGTTCCTTGTCATCCCTTGTAATATTTCACAATAAGCAGTATAAGCCCACAACTTCTGGGTTTTGTGTAGCAAATCATACCACCCCATTGGATGTGGCAATATTATCAACAGACTGTACATTTTCCTTG GTAGTGTGGTTAACATTATGTACAGCTGCTGTGGGAAATCTAAAGGATGGAAAGCTTAAGCGTGCTGTTGTAAGTTATGTTCTTGGTCAGTGTTTCGGTGTCTTGTCCAGCGCCATTTCCGCTGTTATCACATACCATAATGAAGATAACCGCCCGTCGTCAGGTATTTGTGTGGCAAACCATACCAGCCCAATCGATGTACTGGTACTGATGTGTGACACAACCTATTCTTTG ATCGGACAACGACACGGCGGCTTTCTTGGTGTCTTGCAAAGAGCGCTGGCAAGAGCGTCACCGCACATTTGGTTTGAAAGAGGAGAAGCGAAGGATCGCCACCTCGTAGCTGAAAGACTGAAACAGCATGTGTCAGATCCAAATAATCCGCCTATTCTTATTTTTCCGGAAGGCACTTGCATTAACAATACTTCAGTAATGCAGTTTAAAAAAGGCAGCTTTGAAGTAGGCGGCGTAATATATCCCGTAGCTATAAA ATACGATCCAAGATTTGGCGATGCTTTTTGGAACAGTTCAAAGTACTCAATGATGCAGTACCTTTATATGATGATGACCTCATGGGCAATTGTCTGTGATGTTTGGTATCTTCCACCAATGTACAGGCAGGAAGGAGAATCAGCTATTGACTTTGCGAACCGCGTTAAGGGAGTGATTGCGAAGCAAGGAGGATTAGTAGATTTGGTTTGGGATGGCCAGCTCAAACGAATGAAGCCCAAAAAGGAGTGGAGAGAAAttcagcaaattgaatttgctaaTCGACTAAAATCTGATTGA
- the LOC132793336 gene encoding glycerol-3-phosphate acyltransferase 3 isoform X2, with product MFYGIINICWIPFAGFVSFLVLLSAINKSVGVRKAYVNILLRIFEYGRVSIESASKVNQAIAKDKINVDQTPGVEQVDGSNAKESNEATNGSVLITRDVVLLPEAQESAHDKTNGTKKEEICFDFENCLDYVKSGVEAIIEDDVTSRFEAEELKSWNMLTRTNRHYEFISWKITMIWVIGFAIRYTILMPLRVLVCFIGVVWLTLCTAAVGNLKDGKLKRAVVSYVLGQCFGVLSSAISAVITYHNEDNRPSSGICVANHTSPIDVLVLMCDTTYSLIGQRHGGFLGVLQRALARASPHIWFERGEAKDRHLVAERLKQHVSDPNNPPILIFPEGTCINNTSVMQFKKGSFEVGGVIYPVAIKYDPRFGDAFWNSSKYSMMQYLYMMMTSWAIVCDVWYLPPMYRQEGESAIDFANRVKGVIAKQGGLVDLVWDGQLKRMKPKKEWREIQQIEFANRLKSD from the exons atGTTCTATggaataattaatatttgttggaTTCCGTTTGCGggatttgtttcatttttggttttgttatcTGCCATTAACAAATCGGTCGGTGTTCGAAAGGCATACgtaaatatacttttaaggATATTTGag TATGGTCGAGTCAGCATCGAATCGGCGTCAAAAGTGAATCAAGCGATTGCCAAAGACAAAATCAATGTTGATCAAACACCGGGCGTAGAACAAGTTGATGGTAGCAATGCAAAGGAGTCAAATGAAGCTACAAACGGATCAGTGTTGATCACTCGAGATGTCGTTCTTCTTCCCGAGGCTCAAGAGTCAGCGCATGATAAAACCAATGGCACCAAAAAG GAGGAGATCTGCtttgattttgaaaattgcTTGGATTATGTAAAATCGGGCGTGGAAGCCATTATCGAGGATGATGTAACATCACGATTCGAAGCCGAGGAGCTTAAGAGCTGGAACATGTTAACACGTACAAATCGTCATTACGAATTCATATCTTGGAAAATAACTATGATATGGGTTATTGGATTCGCTATACGCTATACGATATTGATGCCTCTTCGCGTATTAGTTTGCTTCATTGGT GTAGTGTGGTTAACATTATGTACAGCTGCTGTGGGAAATCTAAAGGATGGAAAGCTTAAGCGTGCTGTTGTAAGTTATGTTCTTGGTCAGTGTTTCGGTGTCTTGTCCAGCGCCATTTCCGCTGTTATCACATACCATAATGAAGATAACCGCCCGTCGTCAGGTATTTGTGTGGCAAACCATACCAGCCCAATCGATGTACTGGTACTGATGTGTGACACAACCTATTCTTTG ATCGGACAACGACACGGCGGCTTTCTTGGTGTCTTGCAAAGAGCGCTGGCAAGAGCGTCACCGCACATTTGGTTTGAAAGAGGAGAAGCGAAGGATCGCCACCTCGTAGCTGAAAGACTGAAACAGCATGTGTCAGATCCAAATAATCCGCCTATTCTTATTTTTCCGGAAGGCACTTGCATTAACAATACTTCAGTAATGCAGTTTAAAAAAGGCAGCTTTGAAGTAGGCGGCGTAATATATCCCGTAGCTATAAA ATACGATCCAAGATTTGGCGATGCTTTTTGGAACAGTTCAAAGTACTCAATGATGCAGTACCTTTATATGATGATGACCTCATGGGCAATTGTCTGTGATGTTTGGTATCTTCCACCAATGTACAGGCAGGAAGGAGAATCAGCTATTGACTTTGCGAACCGCGTTAAGGGAGTGATTGCGAAGCAAGGAGGATTAGTAGATTTGGTTTGGGATGGCCAGCTCAAACGAATGAAGCCCAAAAAGGAGTGGAGAGAAAttcagcaaattgaatttgctaaTCGACTAAAATCTGATTGA
- the LOC132793336 gene encoding glycerol-3-phosphate acyltransferase 3 isoform X1 translates to MFYGIINICWIPFAGFVSFLVLLSAINKSVGVRKAYVNILLRIFEYGRVSIESASKVNQAIAKDKINVDQTPGVEQVDGSNAKESNEATNGSVLITRDVVLLPEAQESAHDKTNGTKKEEICFDFENCLDYVKSGVEAIIEDDVTSRFEAEELKSWNMLTRTNRHYEFISWKITMIWVIGFAIRYTILMPLRVLVCFIGVVFAVVANAFVALIPFRFLRLSLADLSFKITFRLISSSLSSLVIFHNKQYKPTTSGFCVANHTTPLDVAILSTDCTFSLIGQRHGGFLGVLQRALARASPHIWFERGEAKDRHLVAERLKQHVSDPNNPPILIFPEGTCINNTSVMQFKKGSFEVGGVIYPVAIKYDPRFGDAFWNSSKYSMMQYLYMMMTSWAIVCDVWYLPPMYRQEGESAIDFANRVKGVIAKQGGLVDLVWDGQLKRMKPKKEWREIQQIEFANRLKSD, encoded by the exons atGTTCTATggaataattaatatttgttggaTTCCGTTTGCGggatttgtttcatttttggttttgttatcTGCCATTAACAAATCGGTCGGTGTTCGAAAGGCATACgtaaatatacttttaaggATATTTGag TATGGTCGAGTCAGCATCGAATCGGCGTCAAAAGTGAATCAAGCGATTGCCAAAGACAAAATCAATGTTGATCAAACACCGGGCGTAGAACAAGTTGATGGTAGCAATGCAAAGGAGTCAAATGAAGCTACAAACGGATCAGTGTTGATCACTCGAGATGTCGTTCTTCTTCCCGAGGCTCAAGAGTCAGCGCATGATAAAACCAATGGCACCAAAAAG GAGGAGATCTGCtttgattttgaaaattgcTTGGATTATGTAAAATCGGGCGTGGAAGCCATTATCGAGGATGATGTAACATCACGATTCGAAGCCGAGGAGCTTAAGAGCTGGAACATGTTAACACGTACAAATCGTCATTACGAATTCATATCTTGGAAAATAACTATGATATGGGTTATTGGATTCGCTATACGCTATACGATATTGATGCCTCTTCGCGTATTAGTTTGCTTCATTGGT GTTgtatttgcagttgttgccaACGCGTTTGTGGCATTAATACCTTTCCGATTTTTGCGGCTCTCCTTAGCGGATTtgtcatttaaaattacatttcgCCTTATATCCAGTTCCTTGTCATCCCTTGTAATATTTCACAATAAGCAGTATAAGCCCACAACTTCTGGGTTTTGTGTAGCAAATCATACCACCCCATTGGATGTGGCAATATTATCAACAGACTGTACATTTTCCTTG ATCGGACAACGACACGGCGGCTTTCTTGGTGTCTTGCAAAGAGCGCTGGCAAGAGCGTCACCGCACATTTGGTTTGAAAGAGGAGAAGCGAAGGATCGCCACCTCGTAGCTGAAAGACTGAAACAGCATGTGTCAGATCCAAATAATCCGCCTATTCTTATTTTTCCGGAAGGCACTTGCATTAACAATACTTCAGTAATGCAGTTTAAAAAAGGCAGCTTTGAAGTAGGCGGCGTAATATATCCCGTAGCTATAAA ATACGATCCAAGATTTGGCGATGCTTTTTGGAACAGTTCAAAGTACTCAATGATGCAGTACCTTTATATGATGATGACCTCATGGGCAATTGTCTGTGATGTTTGGTATCTTCCACCAATGTACAGGCAGGAAGGAGAATCAGCTATTGACTTTGCGAACCGCGTTAAGGGAGTGATTGCGAAGCAAGGAGGATTAGTAGATTTGGTTTGGGATGGCCAGCTCAAACGAATGAAGCCCAAAAAGGAGTGGAGAGAAAttcagcaaattgaatttgctaaTCGACTAAAATCTGATTGA
- the LOC132793337 gene encoding transcriptional coactivator yorkie isoform X3 gives MSLSNKSSSISEKDIDDEDMLAPTKLSTNLVVRVNQDSDDNLQALFDSVLNPGDARLPLQLPFRMRKLPNSFFNPPAPLHSRANSADSTYDGSQTNINKTVAQSELQSPLLSQNQQPQPSQQSRLAIHHFRARSSPASLQQNYNVRPRNETSANSNQGPGPAYPDNSVDFPNATANNIDLDVISTCMGQQQAQENPISTQTIHKKQRSYDVVSPIQLQSQLGALPPGWEQAKTNDGQIYYLNHTTKTTQWEDPRIQFRQQQRAIAERTKPNETGLSGLDCPDNLVSSLQIGDNICSNIFNDAQTIISTPSSHKPDDLEWYKIN, from the exons ATGTCATTAAGcaataaaagcagcagcataaGCGAAAAAGATATCGACGATGAAGATATGTTGGCACCCACCAAACTCTCAACAAATCTTGTTGTTCGAGTCAATCAAGATTCTGATGACAACTTGCAAGCCTTATTTGATAGTGTGTTAAATCCAGGCGATGCAAGGTTGCCATTGCAGCTCCCGTTTCGTATGCGCAAGCTACCGAATTCGTTTTTCAATCCACCTGCTCCTTTGCATTCGAGAGCAAATAGTGCTGATTCCACATACGATGGCTCGCAAACCAACATCAATAAGACTGTCGCGCAGTCCGAATTGCAGTCGCCCCTCCTCTCACAAAATCAACAACCGCAGCCATCGCAGCAGAGTCGTCTAGCCATACATCACTTTCGAGCACGCAGCAGCCCAGCATCTCTTCAGCAGAACTACAACGTTCGGCCTAGAAATGAGACAAGCGCGAACAGCAATCAAGGTCCAGGTCCTGCATATCCAGATAATAGTGTGGATTTCCCGAATGCCACGGCAAACAATATCGACTTAGATGTAATCAGTACTTGCATgggacaacaacaagcacaggAGAATCCGATTTCAACGCAAACCATACATAAAAAGCAAAGATCGTATGATGTTGTCAGTCcaattcaattgcaaagtCAATTGGGTGCATTGCCACCCGGATGGGAACAAGCAAAAACGAATGATGGCCAGATTTACTATTTGAA CCATACTACAAAAACTACGCAATGGGAAGATCCGCGAATTCAGTttcgccaacaacaacgagcaatTGCTGAGCGGACTAAACCAAATG aaACTGGACTTAGCGGACTGGACTGCCCCGATAATTTAGTATCGTCTCTCCAG atTGGCGATAACATTTGcagcaatatttttaatgatgccCAAACTATCATTAGTACACCGTCTTCCCACAAACCTGACGATTTGGAAtggtataaaataaattaa
- the LOC132793336 gene encoding glycerol-3-phosphate acyltransferase 3 isoform X3, whose translation MFYGIINICWIPFAGFVSFLVLLSAINKSVGVRKAYVNILLRIFEYGRVSIESASKVNQAIAKDKINVDQTPGVEQVDGSNAKESNEATNGSVLITRDVVLLPEAQESAHDKTNGTKKEEICFDFENCLDYVKSGVEAIIEDDVTSRFEAEELKSWNMLTRTNRHYEFISWKITMIWVIGFAIRYTILMPLRVLVCFIGIGQRHGGFLGVLQRALARASPHIWFERGEAKDRHLVAERLKQHVSDPNNPPILIFPEGTCINNTSVMQFKKGSFEVGGVIYPVAIKYDPRFGDAFWNSSKYSMMQYLYMMMTSWAIVCDVWYLPPMYRQEGESAIDFANRVKGVIAKQGGLVDLVWDGQLKRMKPKKEWREIQQIEFANRLKSD comes from the exons atGTTCTATggaataattaatatttgttggaTTCCGTTTGCGggatttgtttcatttttggttttgttatcTGCCATTAACAAATCGGTCGGTGTTCGAAAGGCATACgtaaatatacttttaaggATATTTGag TATGGTCGAGTCAGCATCGAATCGGCGTCAAAAGTGAATCAAGCGATTGCCAAAGACAAAATCAATGTTGATCAAACACCGGGCGTAGAACAAGTTGATGGTAGCAATGCAAAGGAGTCAAATGAAGCTACAAACGGATCAGTGTTGATCACTCGAGATGTCGTTCTTCTTCCCGAGGCTCAAGAGTCAGCGCATGATAAAACCAATGGCACCAAAAAG GAGGAGATCTGCtttgattttgaaaattgcTTGGATTATGTAAAATCGGGCGTGGAAGCCATTATCGAGGATGATGTAACATCACGATTCGAAGCCGAGGAGCTTAAGAGCTGGAACATGTTAACACGTACAAATCGTCATTACGAATTCATATCTTGGAAAATAACTATGATATGGGTTATTGGATTCGCTATACGCTATACGATATTGATGCCTCTTCGCGTATTAGTTTGCTTCATTGGT ATCGGACAACGACACGGCGGCTTTCTTGGTGTCTTGCAAAGAGCGCTGGCAAGAGCGTCACCGCACATTTGGTTTGAAAGAGGAGAAGCGAAGGATCGCCACCTCGTAGCTGAAAGACTGAAACAGCATGTGTCAGATCCAAATAATCCGCCTATTCTTATTTTTCCGGAAGGCACTTGCATTAACAATACTTCAGTAATGCAGTTTAAAAAAGGCAGCTTTGAAGTAGGCGGCGTAATATATCCCGTAGCTATAAA ATACGATCCAAGATTTGGCGATGCTTTTTGGAACAGTTCAAAGTACTCAATGATGCAGTACCTTTATATGATGATGACCTCATGGGCAATTGTCTGTGATGTTTGGTATCTTCCACCAATGTACAGGCAGGAAGGAGAATCAGCTATTGACTTTGCGAACCGCGTTAAGGGAGTGATTGCGAAGCAAGGAGGATTAGTAGATTTGGTTTGGGATGGCCAGCTCAAACGAATGAAGCCCAAAAAGGAGTGGAGAGAAAttcagcaaattgaatttgctaaTCGACTAAAATCTGATTGA
- the LOC132793337 gene encoding transcriptional coactivator yorkie isoform X1, translating to MSLSNKSSSISEKDIDDEDMLAPTKLSTNLVVRVNQDSDDNLQALFDSVLNPGDARLPLQLPFRMRKLPNSFFNPPAPLHSRANSADSTYDGSQTNINKTVAQSELQSPLLSQNQQPQPSQQSRLAIHHFRARSSPASLQQNYNVRPRNETSANSNQGPGPAYPDNSVDFPNATANNIDLDVISTCMGQQQAQENPISTQTIHKKQRSYDVVSPIQLQSQLGALPPGWEQAKTNDGQIYYLNHTTKTTQWEDPRIQFRQQQRAIAERTKPNADLIQNTKTSAPTIASHIGPLPEGWEQAVTESGDVYFVNHNDRTTSWNDPRIQTGLSGLDCPDNLVSSLQIGDNICSNIFNDAQTIISTPSSHKPDDLEWYKIN from the exons ATGTCATTAAGcaataaaagcagcagcataaGCGAAAAAGATATCGACGATGAAGATATGTTGGCACCCACCAAACTCTCAACAAATCTTGTTGTTCGAGTCAATCAAGATTCTGATGACAACTTGCAAGCCTTATTTGATAGTGTGTTAAATCCAGGCGATGCAAGGTTGCCATTGCAGCTCCCGTTTCGTATGCGCAAGCTACCGAATTCGTTTTTCAATCCACCTGCTCCTTTGCATTCGAGAGCAAATAGTGCTGATTCCACATACGATGGCTCGCAAACCAACATCAATAAGACTGTCGCGCAGTCCGAATTGCAGTCGCCCCTCCTCTCACAAAATCAACAACCGCAGCCATCGCAGCAGAGTCGTCTAGCCATACATCACTTTCGAGCACGCAGCAGCCCAGCATCTCTTCAGCAGAACTACAACGTTCGGCCTAGAAATGAGACAAGCGCGAACAGCAATCAAGGTCCAGGTCCTGCATATCCAGATAATAGTGTGGATTTCCCGAATGCCACGGCAAACAATATCGACTTAGATGTAATCAGTACTTGCATgggacaacaacaagcacaggAGAATCCGATTTCAACGCAAACCATACATAAAAAGCAAAGATCGTATGATGTTGTCAGTCcaattcaattgcaaagtCAATTGGGTGCATTGCCACCCGGATGGGAACAAGCAAAAACGAATGATGGCCAGATTTACTATTTGAA CCATACTACAAAAACTACGCAATGGGAAGATCCGCGAATTCAGTttcgccaacaacaacgagcaatTGCTGAGCGGACTAAACCAAATG cagatttaatacaaaatacaaaaactaGCGCACCGACTATTGCTAGCCACATTGGCCCTTTACCTGAAGGTTGGGAGCAAGCTGTTACAGAGTCTGGAGacgtatattttgttaatcaCAATGATAGAACAACTTCATGGAACGATCCAAGAATTC aaACTGGACTTAGCGGACTGGACTGCCCCGATAATTTAGTATCGTCTCTCCAG atTGGCGATAACATTTGcagcaatatttttaatgatgccCAAACTATCATTAGTACACCGTCTTCCCACAAACCTGACGATTTGGAAtggtataaaataaattaa
- the LOC132793337 gene encoding transcriptional coactivator yorkie isoform X2: MSLSNKSSSISEKDIDDEDMLAPTKLSTNLVVRVNQDSDDNLQALFDSVLNPGDARLPLQLPFRMRKLPNSFFNPPAPLHSRANSADSTYDGSQTNINKTVAQSELQSPLLSQNQQPQPSQQSRLAIHHFRARSSPASLQQNYNVRPRNETSANSNQGPGPAYPDNSVDFPNATANNIDLDVISTCMGQQQAQENPISTQTIHKKQRSYDVVSPIQLQSQLGALPPGWEQAKTNDGQIYYLNHTTKTTQWEDPRIQFRQQQRAIAERTKPNDLIQNTKTSAPTIASHIGPLPEGWEQAVTESGDVYFVNHNDRTTSWNDPRIQTGLSGLDCPDNLVSSLQIGDNICSNIFNDAQTIISTPSSHKPDDLEWYKIN; the protein is encoded by the exons ATGTCATTAAGcaataaaagcagcagcataaGCGAAAAAGATATCGACGATGAAGATATGTTGGCACCCACCAAACTCTCAACAAATCTTGTTGTTCGAGTCAATCAAGATTCTGATGACAACTTGCAAGCCTTATTTGATAGTGTGTTAAATCCAGGCGATGCAAGGTTGCCATTGCAGCTCCCGTTTCGTATGCGCAAGCTACCGAATTCGTTTTTCAATCCACCTGCTCCTTTGCATTCGAGAGCAAATAGTGCTGATTCCACATACGATGGCTCGCAAACCAACATCAATAAGACTGTCGCGCAGTCCGAATTGCAGTCGCCCCTCCTCTCACAAAATCAACAACCGCAGCCATCGCAGCAGAGTCGTCTAGCCATACATCACTTTCGAGCACGCAGCAGCCCAGCATCTCTTCAGCAGAACTACAACGTTCGGCCTAGAAATGAGACAAGCGCGAACAGCAATCAAGGTCCAGGTCCTGCATATCCAGATAATAGTGTGGATTTCCCGAATGCCACGGCAAACAATATCGACTTAGATGTAATCAGTACTTGCATgggacaacaacaagcacaggAGAATCCGATTTCAACGCAAACCATACATAAAAAGCAAAGATCGTATGATGTTGTCAGTCcaattcaattgcaaagtCAATTGGGTGCATTGCCACCCGGATGGGAACAAGCAAAAACGAATGATGGCCAGATTTACTATTTGAA CCATACTACAAAAACTACGCAATGGGAAGATCCGCGAATTCAGTttcgccaacaacaacgagcaatTGCTGAGCGGACTAAACCAAATG atttaatacaaaatacaaaaactaGCGCACCGACTATTGCTAGCCACATTGGCCCTTTACCTGAAGGTTGGGAGCAAGCTGTTACAGAGTCTGGAGacgtatattttgttaatcaCAATGATAGAACAACTTCATGGAACGATCCAAGAATTC aaACTGGACTTAGCGGACTGGACTGCCCCGATAATTTAGTATCGTCTCTCCAG atTGGCGATAACATTTGcagcaatatttttaatgatgccCAAACTATCATTAGTACACCGTCTTCCCACAAACCTGACGATTTGGAAtggtataaaataaattaa